A DNA window from Arachis duranensis cultivar V14167 chromosome 3, aradu.V14167.gnm2.J7QH, whole genome shotgun sequence contains the following coding sequences:
- the LOC110278447 gene encoding uncharacterized protein LOC110278447 gives MNFIKKCWDEIGADFTAAVLGFFQSSRLQADANVTWVALAPKFTGVKKIKDLYPISMMGCVYKWIKLKKKQAAIIKLDFQKAYDRVKWSFVDIVLQKMGFGRRWRSWVKECVSMCFMMIGEAVRNGRISPLLVGRDHIELSHLQFTDDSILFCPSEEETIKNYRRLLHCFELMSGLSINFDKSSLISINCEEQWVQWMCSVLACKAATLPVKYLGISLEANPRLVKTWKPIIDKVEDKLSL, from the exons ATGAACTTTATTAAAAAGTGTTGGGATGAAATTGGTGCTGATTTCACTGCAGCGGTTCTGGGTTTCTTCCAATCTTCCAGGTTACAAGCAGATGCTAATGTCACTTGGGTGGCGTTGGCCCCCAAGTTTACTGGGGTTAAGAAAATCAAAGACCTTTATCCGATTAGCATGATGGGGTGTGTGTATAAG TGGATCAAACTGAAGAAGAAGCAAGCAGCAATAATAAAGCTAGACTTCCAGAAAGCATATGATAGAGTCAAGTGGAGTTTTGTCGATATTGTCCTGCAAAAGATGGGGTTTGGTCGAAGATGGAGGAGTTGGGTTAAGGAATGTGTCAGTATGTGCTTTAT GATGATTGGAGAGGCTGTTAGAAATGGTCGCATATCTCCACTGTTGGTTGGAAGAGATCATATCGAGTTGTCTCATCTTCAGTTTACAGATGATTCTATACTGTTCTGTCCATCTGAGGAAGAGACCATCAAGAATTACAGGAGGCTACTTCATTGCTTTGAGCTGATGTCAGGTTTAAGCATCAATTTTGACAAATCTAGCTTGATTTCTATTAACTGTGAAGAGCAGTGGGTACAATGGATGTGTAGTGTGCTGGCCTGTAAAGCAGCCACTCTTCCAGTCAAATATCTGGGTATTTCGCTAGAAGCAAATCCGAGGCTGGTAAAGACTTGGAAGCCAATAATAGACAAAGTAGAGGATAAACTTAGTCTCTGA